Proteins co-encoded in one Kocuria flava genomic window:
- a CDS encoding NCS1 family nucleobase:cation symporter-1, whose amino-acid sequence MPAQHNDLDDADLAVRSADPSLFNADLAPLPASRRTWGWFAIFNVWSNDIQSLAGYTLAASLFITAGISGWWVFAAILLAGFVIKVLVDLSGRPSVKYGFPYPVLARASMGVRGAQFPAIVRAVVAIFWYGAQTYFASTAIALALDALLGSPGGALFLGMDRVSWVSYVLASVLQVALFLGGIDRIAGFLNIVGPAVYLVMIALLAAIWVQLGPELPRAVSSVFSRSEVTGWAAVSAFAGVTGTMIAYFAAVVINFGDFARNVHTERAMRLGNLTGLPVSLALFTFLSVFITAGAYLLYQDGRGGEPLTNPAEIVALVDNVALTVLAAVTFLVATLGINVVANFIPPSYSLSNISPSRISFRTAGTITAVAGFVIGALWVAVISTIGLPRFVDTLGAVLAPLYGIIVADYYLVRKQRLNLQDLYSADPRGTYWFTDGWNRRAVLAFALAAVFSVLAVWLPQLAGLSGFAWVIGAALGGLFHRIAMRGVTVRSSADDR is encoded by the coding sequence ATGCCCGCTCAGCACAACGACCTGGACGACGCCGACCTGGCGGTGCGCTCGGCCGATCCGAGCCTGTTCAACGCGGACCTCGCCCCGCTGCCCGCCTCGCGACGGACGTGGGGCTGGTTCGCGATCTTCAACGTCTGGTCCAACGACATCCAGAGCCTCGCCGGCTACACGCTCGCGGCCAGCCTGTTCATCACCGCGGGCATCAGCGGCTGGTGGGTCTTCGCCGCGATCCTGCTGGCCGGGTTCGTCATCAAGGTCCTCGTGGACCTCAGCGGCCGCCCCAGCGTGAAGTACGGCTTCCCCTACCCGGTGCTCGCCCGCGCCTCGATGGGCGTGCGCGGGGCACAGTTCCCGGCGATCGTGCGCGCCGTCGTCGCCATCTTCTGGTACGGCGCGCAGACCTACTTCGCCTCCACCGCGATCGCCCTCGCACTCGACGCACTGCTGGGCTCCCCCGGCGGGGCGCTGTTCCTCGGCATGGACCGGGTCTCGTGGGTCTCCTATGTGCTGGCCTCGGTGCTGCAGGTCGCCCTGTTCCTGGGCGGGATCGACCGGATCGCCGGCTTCCTCAACATCGTGGGCCCGGCCGTCTACCTCGTGATGATCGCGCTGCTGGCGGCCATCTGGGTGCAGCTGGGCCCCGAGCTGCCCCGGGCGGTGAGCTCGGTCTTCTCCCGCTCCGAGGTCACCGGGTGGGCGGCGGTCTCGGCGTTCGCCGGGGTGACGGGCACGATGATCGCCTACTTCGCCGCAGTCGTCATCAACTTCGGGGACTTCGCCCGCAACGTGCACACGGAGCGGGCCATGCGCCTCGGCAACCTCACCGGCCTGCCGGTGAGCCTGGCCCTGTTCACGTTCCTGTCCGTGTTCATCACCGCCGGGGCCTACCTGCTCTACCAGGACGGCCGGGGGGGGGAGCCGCTGACCAATCCCGCCGAGATCGTGGCCCTCGTGGACAACGTGGCGCTGACCGTGCTGGCCGCGGTGACGTTCCTGGTGGCGACGCTGGGGATCAACGTGGTCGCGAACTTCATCCCGCCGTCCTACTCGCTGTCCAACATCAGCCCGTCGCGGATCTCCTTCCGCACGGCCGGGACGATCACCGCGGTCGCGGGCTTCGTCATCGGCGCGCTGTGGGTGGCCGTGATCTCGACGATCGGCCTGCCCCGCTTCGTCGACACCCTCGGGGCGGTGCTCGCCCCGCTGTACGGCATCATCGTGGCCGACTACTACCTCGTGCGGAAGCAGCGGCTGAACCTGCAGGACCTGTACTCGGCCGACCCGCGCGGCACCTACTGGTTCACGGACGGCTGGAACCGGCGGGCCGTGCTCGCCTTCGCCCTGGCCGCCGTGTTCTCGGTGCTCGCCGTGTGGCTGCCGCAGCTGGCGGGACTCAGCGGCTTCGCGTGGGTGATCGGCGCGGCGCTCGGCGGGCTCTTCCACCGGATCGCGATGCGCGGGGTGACCGTGCGGTCATCGGCCGACGACCGCTGA
- a CDS encoding DMT family transporter, whose protein sequence is MAWLFLTGSILTEVAATLSLRMAARGRPRWYAAVVTGYLIAFTCLSLALAEGMNLGVAYGIWSAAGVALTALAGWALFREPLTWVSALGVALIVGGVLLIELGAPAA, encoded by the coding sequence ATGGCCTGGCTGTTCCTCACCGGCTCGATCCTCACCGAGGTCGCCGCGACCCTGTCCCTGCGGATGGCCGCCCGCGGCCGGCCCCGGTGGTACGCCGCCGTGGTCACCGGCTACCTGATCGCGTTCACGTGCCTGAGCCTGGCCCTGGCCGAGGGGATGAACCTCGGGGTCGCCTACGGGATCTGGTCGGCCGCCGGGGTGGCCCTGACCGCGCTGGCCGGCTGGGCGCTGTTCCGCGAGCCCCTCACGTGGGTCTCGGCACTGGGCGTCGCCCTGATCGTGGGCGGGGTGCTGCTCATCGAGCTCGGCGCCCCGGCCGCCTGA
- a CDS encoding aldehyde dehydrogenase family protein translates to MTETLFIDGRWEPAAAGGTRTIVCPADGTEVGTVSEAAAEDTERAIAAARRAFDDGRWSSVPAPQRGDLLLRVAARLRERKDEFARAESLDTGKRLAESEIDMDDIAACFDWFGKSAAEHAGRVVDAGNPDVVSRVVTEPVGVCGMITPWNYPLLQAAWKIAPAIAAGCTFVLKPAELTPHTAVLMMDVLQEVGLPDGVANLVTGAGAEAGAPLASHPDVDLVSFTGGVVTGRSIAAAAAPTVKKIALELGGKNPNVVFADADFDAAVDNALNGAFVHSGQVCSAGARLVVEESIAERFVDELVRRAEGIRLGGPFDEQAETGALISAAQREKVHAYVQRAREQGARVRCGGEFATGTSADGSLELERGFFYLPTVIDRCTREMDCVHDEAFGPTVTVETFTTEDEAVAIGNDTVYGLAGAVWTSDAGRAQRVAARLRHGTIWINDFHPYLPQAEWGGMKQSGVGRELGPTGLGEYQELKHVYQNTAPAVTGWFAQH, encoded by the coding sequence GTGACCGAGACCCTGTTCATCGACGGACGCTGGGAGCCCGCCGCCGCCGGCGGCACCCGCACCATCGTCTGCCCCGCCGACGGCACCGAGGTCGGCACCGTCTCCGAGGCCGCCGCCGAGGACACCGAGCGCGCGATCGCCGCGGCCCGCCGCGCCTTCGACGACGGCCGCTGGTCCTCCGTGCCGGCCCCGCAGCGCGGGGACCTGCTGCTGCGGGTCGCCGCCCGGCTGCGCGAGCGCAAGGACGAGTTCGCCCGCGCCGAGTCCCTGGACACCGGCAAGCGCCTGGCCGAGTCCGAGATCGACATGGACGACATCGCCGCGTGCTTCGACTGGTTCGGCAAGAGCGCCGCCGAGCACGCCGGGCGCGTCGTCGACGCCGGGAACCCGGACGTGGTCTCCCGCGTGGTCACCGAGCCGGTCGGGGTGTGCGGGATGATCACGCCCTGGAACTACCCGCTGCTGCAGGCCGCGTGGAAGATCGCCCCGGCGATCGCCGCCGGGTGCACGTTCGTGCTCAAGCCCGCCGAGCTCACCCCGCACACGGCGGTGCTCATGATGGACGTCCTCCAGGAGGTCGGCCTGCCCGACGGCGTGGCCAACCTCGTCACCGGCGCCGGCGCCGAGGCGGGGGCGCCGCTGGCGAGCCACCCGGACGTGGACCTCGTCTCCTTCACCGGCGGCGTGGTCACCGGCCGGTCGATCGCCGCCGCGGCCGCCCCGACCGTGAAGAAGATCGCCCTGGAGCTGGGCGGGAAGAACCCCAACGTGGTCTTCGCCGACGCCGACTTCGACGCCGCCGTGGACAACGCCCTCAACGGCGCGTTCGTCCACTCCGGGCAGGTCTGCTCCGCCGGGGCGCGGCTGGTGGTCGAGGAGTCGATCGCCGAGCGCTTCGTCGACGAGCTCGTCCGCCGTGCCGAGGGCATCCGCCTCGGCGGGCCCTTCGACGAGCAGGCCGAGACCGGCGCGCTGATCTCCGCCGCCCAGCGGGAGAAGGTCCACGCCTACGTCCAGCGCGCCCGCGAGCAGGGCGCCCGCGTCCGCTGCGGCGGCGAGTTCGCCACCGGCACCTCCGCCGACGGCTCGCTCGAGCTCGAGCGGGGCTTCTTCTACCTGCCCACCGTGATCGACCGCTGCACCCGCGAGATGGACTGCGTGCACGACGAGGCCTTCGGCCCCACCGTCACGGTCGAGACGTTCACGACCGAGGACGAGGCCGTGGCCATCGGCAACGACACCGTCTACGGGCTCGCCGGGGCCGTGTGGACCTCCGACGCCGGGCGCGCCCAGCGGGTCGCCGCCCGTCTGCGCCACGGCACGATCTGGATCAACGACTTCCACCCCTACCTGCCGCAGGCCGAGTGGGGCGGGATGAAGCAGTCCGGCGTCGGCCGCGAGCTCGGGCCCACCGGCCTGGGCGAGTACCAGGAGCTCAAGCACGTCTACCAGAACACCGCCCCCGCCGTGACCGGCTGGTTCGCCCAGCACTGA
- the betT gene encoding choline BCCT transporter BetT produces the protein MTAALSTSAPESEEPPGVPRTRPKVNRAVFAGSGVSIVLFSLWAILAPEQASAVIGAVVGWIATNMGWFYVLTAAVVTAFVVVVAVSREGTIKMGPDHSKPQYNLFTWTAMLFAAGIGIDLLFFSVAEPVTQYYGPPAGEGGTLEATRMAVVWTLFHYGVIGWAMYALMGMAFGYFAYRWNMPLSIRSALYPLIGRRVHGRAGDAVDIAALLGTIFGVATSLGIGVVQLNYGLYLLFGIEEGVAAQTALIVVAVVMATASCVSGVDKGIRRLSELNVLMAVALVAWVLIAGRTSFLLDATVKNLGDYVAELPSMALDTFAYTGAAEWMAGWTLFFWAWWIAWAPFVGLFLARISRGRTLREFVVATLTVPFVFILILVSVFGNSALEIVTGGDDAFGQAAMNTPERAFYSLLEQYPGAPLLIALATLSGLLFYVTSADSGALVMSTFTSTIQDPTQDGPKWLRVFWAAATGLLTLAMLLVGGVPTLQSATLIIGLPFSVVMYLVMIGFWKALRAERSQREGRSATRRSVTASRTPGPDSQWRRRLTRIGSFPGPRAVRRYEEQVLAPALAEVVEEFCAQGHDAQLSSSEVGYQGLSEFTLSVPMGEDRDFCYQIYPVATPVPAFGGFRTNPDSDLYYRLEVFNETGSQGTDVMDWNREQLINDVLDNWEAHLAFLSIHTGPSKIQAGAEGHPDWSTDIRDVPTGQIPAATKEAQP, from the coding sequence ATGACCGCTGCCCTGTCCACATCCGCCCCCGAGAGCGAGGAGCCGCCGGGCGTGCCGCGGACCCGCCCGAAGGTCAACCGGGCCGTCTTCGCCGGCTCGGGCGTGAGCATCGTGCTGTTCTCTCTCTGGGCGATCCTGGCCCCCGAGCAGGCCTCCGCCGTGATCGGCGCCGTGGTCGGCTGGATCGCGACCAACATGGGCTGGTTCTACGTGCTCACCGCCGCGGTGGTGACGGCGTTCGTCGTCGTCGTCGCGGTCTCCCGGGAGGGCACCATCAAGATGGGCCCGGACCACTCGAAACCGCAGTACAACCTGTTCACCTGGACCGCGATGCTCTTCGCGGCCGGGATCGGGATCGACCTGCTGTTCTTCTCCGTGGCGGAGCCGGTCACCCAGTACTACGGCCCGCCGGCCGGCGAGGGCGGAACCCTCGAGGCGACCCGCATGGCCGTGGTGTGGACGCTGTTCCACTACGGCGTGATCGGCTGGGCGATGTACGCGCTGATGGGCATGGCCTTCGGCTACTTCGCCTACCGCTGGAACATGCCCCTGAGCATCCGCTCGGCCCTCTACCCGCTGATCGGCCGGCGGGTCCACGGCCGGGCCGGGGACGCGGTGGACATCGCCGCGCTGCTGGGCACCATTTTCGGCGTGGCCACCTCCCTGGGCATCGGCGTGGTCCAGCTCAACTACGGCCTCTACCTGCTCTTCGGCATCGAGGAGGGCGTCGCCGCCCAGACCGCCCTGATCGTCGTGGCCGTGGTCATGGCCACCGCCTCGTGCGTCTCCGGGGTGGACAAGGGCATCCGCCGGCTCTCCGAGCTCAACGTGCTCATGGCCGTGGCCCTCGTGGCGTGGGTGCTGATCGCCGGGCGCACGTCCTTCCTGCTCGACGCCACCGTGAAGAACCTCGGCGACTACGTGGCCGAGCTGCCCTCGATGGCCCTCGACACCTTCGCCTACACCGGGGCCGCCGAGTGGATGGCCGGGTGGACCCTGTTCTTCTGGGCCTGGTGGATCGCCTGGGCCCCGTTCGTGGGGCTGTTCCTGGCCCGGATCTCCCGTGGGCGCACCCTGCGCGAGTTCGTGGTCGCGACCCTGACCGTGCCGTTCGTGTTCATCCTCATCCTGGTCTCGGTCTTCGGCAACAGCGCCCTGGAGATCGTCACCGGCGGCGACGACGCCTTCGGGCAGGCCGCCATGAACACCCCCGAGCGGGCCTTCTACTCCCTGCTCGAGCAGTACCCGGGCGCGCCGCTGCTCATCGCGCTCGCGACCCTGTCCGGGCTGCTGTTCTACGTCACCAGCGCCGACTCCGGGGCGCTCGTGATGTCCACGTTCACCTCGACCATCCAGGACCCCACCCAGGACGGGCCCAAGTGGCTGCGCGTGTTCTGGGCCGCGGCCACCGGCCTGCTGACCCTGGCGATGCTGCTCGTGGGCGGGGTGCCGACCCTGCAGAGCGCCACGCTGATCATCGGCCTGCCGTTCTCGGTCGTGATGTACCTCGTGATGATCGGTTTCTGGAAGGCGCTGCGCGCCGAGCGCTCCCAGCGGGAGGGCCGCTCCGCGACCCGCCGCTCCGTGACGGCCTCCCGCACCCCGGGCCCCGACAGTCAGTGGCGGCGCCGGCTCACCCGCATCGGCTCCTTCCCGGGCCCGCGGGCGGTGCGCCGCTACGAGGAGCAGGTGCTGGCCCCGGCCCTGGCCGAGGTCGTCGAGGAGTTCTGCGCCCAGGGCCACGACGCCCAGCTCTCCAGCTCGGAGGTCGGCTACCAGGGGCTGTCCGAGTTCACGCTGTCCGTGCCGATGGGCGAGGACCGGGACTTCTGCTACCAGATCTACCCCGTGGCCACCCCGGTCCCGGCCTTCGGCGGGTTCCGCACCAACCCCGACTCCGACCTCTACTACCGCCTGGAGGTCTTCAACGAGACCGGCTCGCAGGGCACCGACGTCATGGACTGGAACCGCGAGCAGCTCATCAACGACGTCCTCGACAACTGGGAGGCCCACCTGGCCTTCCTGAGCATCCACACCGGCCCGTCCAAGATCCAGGCCGGCGCCGAGGGCCACCCCGACTGGTCCACCGACATCCGCGACGTGCCGACGGGGCAGATCCCCGCGGCGACCAAGGAGGCACAGCCGTGA
- a CDS encoding DMT family transporter — translation MLRRSLLGAAVACEVVASLSLKAALENPAWYVLVGTGYAAAFTLLAAVLRLGTPLGVAYGVWAALGVTLTALGAAAVHGEALTPLMLAGIVLVVAGVLCVELGTARPGGAPEQERQPVGSARRGDA, via the coding sequence GTGCTGCGCCGGTCCCTGCTGGGCGCCGCCGTGGCCTGCGAGGTGGTCGCCTCGCTGTCCCTGAAGGCCGCGCTGGAGAACCCTGCCTGGTACGTCCTCGTGGGAACCGGCTACGCCGCCGCGTTCACGCTGCTGGCCGCGGTGCTGCGCCTGGGCACCCCGCTGGGCGTGGCCTACGGCGTGTGGGCGGCGCTGGGCGTGACGCTCACCGCCCTCGGCGCCGCCGCGGTGCACGGCGAGGCCCTCACCCCGCTCATGCTCGCCGGGATCGTGCTGGTGGTGGCGGGCGTGCTGTGCGTCGAGCTGGGCACGGCCCGGCCCGGCGGGGCCCCGGAGCAGGAGCGGCAGCCCGTGGGCTCCGCCCGGCGGGGGGACGCCTGA
- a CDS encoding NAD(P)-binding domain-containing protein: MLDVVVLGAGQAGLSAAHHLLRRGLEPEREFVVLDANPGPGGAWRHRWPSLTFGGAHAIHDLPGMPLGEPDPAEPASAVVARYYGDYERRFGLPVHRPVAVRRVGSTTGDDAGPLRVTAEDGAWETRLLINGTGTWDRPYWPHYPGRELFRGRQLHTHDFRGAEQFRGQHVVVVGAGTSAVQFLLQLERAGATTTWSTRRPPQFTDRTFDAAWGRDVEHRVAERTRAGLPPLSVVATTGLPLTPEYRAGIEAGVLVSAGPLQALVPDGVVLAGGRHVRADAVLWATGFRASLDHLAPLRLREPGGGIRTDGVRVLRDRRVLLVGYGASASTLGATRAGRAAAREAVRLLAGSSAVVGR, encoded by the coding sequence GTGCTGGACGTCGTCGTTCTCGGGGCCGGGCAGGCCGGGCTGTCCGCCGCCCACCACCTGCTGCGCCGGGGCCTGGAGCCCGAGCGGGAGTTCGTGGTGCTCGACGCCAACCCCGGTCCCGGGGGCGCATGGCGGCACCGGTGGCCCTCGCTGACCTTCGGCGGCGCCCACGCGATCCACGACCTGCCCGGGATGCCGCTGGGGGAGCCGGACCCCGCCGAGCCGGCCTCGGCCGTGGTCGCCCGCTACTACGGCGACTACGAGCGCCGCTTCGGTCTGCCCGTCCACCGCCCCGTGGCCGTGCGGCGGGTCGGGTCCACGACCGGCGACGACGCCGGGCCGCTGCGCGTGACGGCCGAGGACGGCGCGTGGGAGACCCGGCTGCTGATCAACGGGACCGGCACGTGGGACCGCCCGTACTGGCCCCACTACCCCGGGCGCGAGCTCTTCCGCGGCCGGCAGCTGCACACCCACGACTTCCGCGGCGCCGAGCAGTTCCGCGGGCAGCACGTGGTCGTGGTCGGGGCCGGGACCTCGGCCGTGCAGTTCCTGCTCCAGCTCGAGCGGGCCGGGGCCACGACCACCTGGTCCACCCGTCGCCCCCCGCAGTTCACCGACCGGACCTTCGACGCCGCGTGGGGCCGCGACGTCGAGCACCGCGTCGCCGAGCGCACCCGGGCCGGGCTGCCCCCGCTCAGTGTCGTGGCGACGACCGGTCTGCCCCTGACCCCGGAGTACCGCGCCGGCATCGAGGCCGGGGTGCTCGTCTCCGCCGGTCCGCTGCAGGCCCTCGTCCCGGACGGGGTGGTCCTGGCCGGCGGCCGGCACGTGCGCGCCGACGCGGTGCTGTGGGCCACCGGCTTCCGCGCCTCCCTGGACCACCTCGCCCCGCTGCGGCTGCGCGAGCCCGGCGGCGGGATCCGCACCGACGGCGTGCGGGTGCTCCGGGACCGGCGGGTGCTGCTCGTCGGCTACGGCGCCTCCGCCTCGACGCTGGGGGCGACCCGCGCCGGACGGGCCGCCGCCCGCGAGGCCGTGCGCCTGCTGGCCGGGTCCTCAGCGGTCGTCGGCCGATGA
- a CDS encoding GMC family oxidoreductase translates to MTTPSTTPAPETPQEFDYLVVGGGSAGAVVAARLSEDPAVTVGLIEAGPHDRGVDEVLTLNRWMELLESGYDWDYPLEEQENGNSHMRMARAKVLGGCSSHNSCIAFWAPAEDLDEWEERFGAEGWNAETAFRLYQKLETNDAPGAHHGHDGPVHLMQVPDNDPCGVAVLEACEQAGIPRTPFNTGRTVVEGANFFQINRRADGTRASSSVSYLHPAEDRPNLTVLHSTQARRVVVEDGRAVGVEVVDNAFGTARTVRARREVVVSAGAIDTPKLLMLSGIGPAEHLREVGVDVLVDAPGVGSNLQDHPEGVIQWEAKQPMVTDSTQWWEAGIFTRVDPGGDRPDLMMHYGSVNFDMHTYRQGYPTADNAFCLTPNVTHARSRGTVRLRSRDFRDKPKVDPRYFTDPEGYDMRIMTAGIRRAREIVAQSALSEWAGEELFPGKDVQTDEEIADYVRRTHNTVYHPAGSCRMGPVEDGMSPLDPQLRVKGVAGLRVADASVMPELVTVNPNITVYMIGERAAELIAADRQAAAVPAGAETA, encoded by the coding sequence ATGACCACGCCCAGCACCACCCCCGCCCCCGAGACCCCGCAGGAGTTCGACTACCTGGTGGTCGGCGGCGGCTCCGCCGGAGCCGTCGTCGCCGCCCGGCTGTCCGAGGACCCGGCCGTGACGGTCGGGCTCATCGAGGCCGGCCCCCACGACCGGGGCGTCGACGAGGTGCTCACCCTCAACCGCTGGATGGAGCTGCTCGAGTCCGGCTACGACTGGGACTACCCGCTCGAGGAGCAGGAGAACGGCAACTCGCACATGCGCATGGCCCGGGCCAAGGTGCTCGGCGGCTGCTCCTCCCACAACTCCTGCATCGCGTTCTGGGCCCCGGCCGAGGACCTCGACGAGTGGGAGGAGCGGTTCGGCGCCGAGGGCTGGAACGCCGAGACCGCCTTCCGGCTCTACCAGAAGCTCGAGACCAACGACGCCCCGGGGGCCCACCACGGCCACGACGGGCCGGTGCACCTGATGCAGGTCCCCGACAACGACCCCTGCGGCGTCGCCGTGCTCGAGGCCTGCGAGCAGGCCGGGATCCCGCGCACCCCGTTCAACACCGGCAGGACCGTGGTCGAGGGCGCGAACTTCTTCCAGATCAACCGCCGCGCCGACGGCACCCGGGCGTCCTCGTCCGTGTCCTACCTGCACCCCGCCGAGGACCGCCCCAACCTCACGGTCCTGCACTCGACCCAGGCCAGGCGCGTGGTGGTCGAGGACGGCCGGGCCGTGGGCGTGGAGGTCGTCGACAACGCCTTCGGCACCGCCCGCACCGTGCGCGCCCGCCGCGAGGTCGTCGTCTCCGCCGGGGCGATCGACACCCCGAAGCTGCTGATGCTCTCCGGGATCGGCCCCGCCGAGCACCTGCGCGAGGTCGGCGTGGACGTGCTCGTGGACGCCCCCGGCGTCGGCTCGAACCTGCAGGACCACCCCGAGGGCGTGATCCAGTGGGAGGCGAAGCAGCCCATGGTCACCGACTCCACCCAGTGGTGGGAGGCCGGGATCTTCACCCGCGTGGACCCCGGCGGGGACCGGCCGGACCTGATGATGCACTACGGCTCGGTCAACTTCGACATGCACACCTACCGGCAGGGCTACCCCACCGCGGACAACGCCTTCTGCCTCACCCCCAACGTCACCCACGCCCGCTCGCGCGGCACCGTGCGGCTGCGCTCGCGCGACTTCCGGGACAAGCCGAAGGTCGACCCCCGGTACTTCACCGACCCCGAGGGCTACGACATGCGGATCATGACCGCCGGGATCCGCAGGGCCCGCGAGATCGTCGCGCAGTCGGCGCTGTCCGAGTGGGCGGGGGAGGAGCTGTTCCCCGGCAAGGACGTGCAGACCGACGAGGAGATCGCCGACTACGTGCGCCGGACCCACAACACCGTCTACCACCCCGCCGGCTCGTGCCGGATGGGCCCGGTCGAGGACGGGATGTCCCCGCTGGACCCGCAGCTGCGGGTCAAGGGCGTGGCGGGCCTGCGCGTGGCCGACGCCTCGGTGATGCCGGAGCTGGTGACCGTCAACCCCAACATCACCGTCTACATGATCGGCGAGCGGGCGGCGGAGCTCATCGCCGCCGACCGGCAGGCGGCGGCGGTGCCGGCCGGCGCCGAGACGGCCTGA
- a CDS encoding TetR/AcrR family transcriptional regulator produces MNSPTRDRILDAALELVRSGGTVSLESTARRVGLSKPGVMYHFRTKEALMLALVDRVLDGWDAEMSRRLSAPAEQVPAEERIRAYLDWCLSGEVDETDLVMLTDQRLRATLKKHWAERIAPWVDLPEDLPVERRTRLLAVRLLADGVWFADAADVFAPGPEERARVRAVADELLAG; encoded by the coding sequence ATGAACTCCCCCACCCGCGACCGCATCCTGGACGCCGCCCTCGAGCTCGTGCGCAGCGGCGGCACCGTCTCCCTGGAGTCGACCGCGCGCCGGGTCGGGCTGAGCAAACCGGGGGTGATGTACCACTTCCGGACCAAGGAGGCGCTCATGCTCGCCCTCGTGGACCGGGTCCTGGACGGCTGGGACGCGGAGATGTCCCGGCGCCTGTCCGCCCCGGCGGAGCAGGTGCCCGCCGAGGAGCGCATCCGGGCCTACCTGGACTGGTGCCTGTCCGGGGAGGTCGACGAGACCGACCTCGTGATGCTCACCGACCAGCGGCTGCGGGCCACGCTCAAGAAGCACTGGGCGGAGCGGATCGCCCCGTGGGTGGACCTGCCCGAGGACCTGCCCGTGGAGCGGCGCACCCGCCTGCTGGCCGTGCGGCTGCTGGCCGACGGCGTGTGGTTCGCCGACGCCGCGGACGTCTTCGCCCCCGGCCCGGAGGAGCGGGCGCGGGTGCGGGCGGTCGCCGACGAGCTGCTCGCGGGCTGA
- a CDS encoding GmrSD restriction endonuclease domain-containing protein, which produces MTPTSPSSRPGRRSPLLRTGPRLAAAALALGLLAGCTDTPSPAPAPGPSAATLAPSAGTPSGSDPATPGATPAPAAPTTAAPEAPSPPPAPASPAATALADLPVAAAGTMSDYDREGDFGGWADPDGSGCDARNDVLARDLTDVVTEDGCTVRSGILEDPYTGTVIEFRRGVLTSSDVQIDHVVSLGNAWVSGARRLSQDQRVALANDPLNLLAVDGPTNGVKSDKHAGQWLPPNEAFRCEFVALQIAVKTRYDLWVTAPEKQAMADVLVDCPGQPLPGAAPVPEQAPAEEPAPAPAPAPAPAPAEEVHYPNCAAVREAGAAPLHAGEPGYRAGLDGDRDGVACE; this is translated from the coding sequence GTGACCCCCACCTCGCCCTCGTCCCGCCCCGGCCGTCGTTCCCCGCTGCTGCGCACCGGCCCCCGGCTCGCGGCCGCGGCCCTCGCCCTCGGCCTGCTGGCCGGGTGCACGGACACACCCTCCCCCGCCCCGGCACCCGGGCCCTCGGCCGCCACGCTCGCCCCCTCCGCCGGGACCCCGTCCGGGAGCGATCCGGCGACGCCGGGGGCGACCCCCGCCCCCGCTGCCCCCACCACGGCGGCGCCGGAGGCCCCGTCCCCGCCGCCGGCGCCCGCCTCCCCGGCCGCCACCGCGCTGGCGGACCTGCCGGTCGCGGCCGCCGGGACGATGTCCGACTACGACCGCGAGGGCGACTTCGGCGGGTGGGCCGACCCCGACGGCAGCGGCTGCGACGCCCGCAACGACGTCCTGGCCCGCGACCTCACGGACGTGGTCACGGAGGACGGGTGCACGGTGCGCTCCGGGATTCTGGAGGACCCCTACACCGGGACGGTCATCGAGTTCCGGCGCGGGGTGCTGACCTCCTCGGACGTCCAGATCGACCACGTGGTCTCCCTCGGCAACGCCTGGGTCAGCGGCGCCCGGCGGCTGAGCCAGGACCAGCGGGTGGCCCTCGCCAACGACCCCCTGAACCTGCTGGCCGTGGACGGGCCCACCAACGGGGTGAAGTCCGACAAGCACGCCGGCCAGTGGCTGCCGCCGAACGAGGCGTTCCGCTGCGAGTTCGTGGCGCTCCAGATCGCCGTCAAGACCCGCTACGACCTGTGGGTCACCGCGCCCGAGAAGCAGGCGATGGCCGACGTCCTCGTCGACTGCCCGGGCCAGCCCCTGCCCGGCGCCGCGCCCGTCCCCGAGCAGGCCCCGGCGGAGGAGCCCGCGCCCGCCCCCGCGCCCGCCCCCGCGCCCGCCCCGGCCGAGGAGGTCCACTACCCGAACTGCGCCGCGGTGCGGGAGGCGGGCGCCGCCCCGCTGCACGCGGGCGAGCCCGGCTACCGCGCCGGCCTCGACGGCGACCGGGACGGCGTCGCCTGCGAGTGA